A portion of the Terriglobales bacterium genome contains these proteins:
- the uppP gene encoding undecaprenyl-diphosphatase UppP, whose amino-acid sequence MPLYQAIVLGIVQGLTEFLPVSSSGHLILVRDLLHWSDPGLAFDVALHAGTLVAVLIYFAGLWIRILRAAFGANVRIDDASGDTSPLSPEELRQQRWLLWLLVLGTVPGAIIGKLFEKQAEETFRQPALVASMMIVVALIMWWAEKAGSYRKSLSQTGVADALTVGIAQAAAIVPGVSRSGSTIAAGLFRGMTRDAAARFSFLLATPIIAGACVLNAIHLRHTGIPADMKQAFIVGTAVSAVVGYITIAGFIRYLRTRTLKIFIVYRIIFGIIVLALVFRGYFG is encoded by the coding sequence GTGCCCCTCTATCAGGCAATCGTCCTCGGAATCGTTCAGGGTCTCACAGAATTTTTACCGGTTTCCAGCTCAGGTCATCTCATCCTGGTGCGCGACCTGCTGCACTGGTCTGATCCTGGCCTGGCCTTTGATGTAGCACTGCACGCCGGAACGCTGGTTGCCGTGCTCATTTATTTCGCCGGCCTGTGGATACGCATCCTGCGCGCTGCCTTCGGCGCCAACGTCAGAATTGACGACGCCTCTGGTGATACCAGCCCGCTTTCACCGGAAGAGCTGCGGCAACAGCGTTGGTTGCTCTGGCTGCTGGTGCTGGGAACGGTCCCAGGCGCGATTATTGGCAAGCTGTTTGAGAAACAAGCCGAAGAAACCTTTCGCCAGCCCGCGCTGGTGGCATCCATGATGATCGTGGTCGCATTGATCATGTGGTGGGCTGAGAAAGCCGGAAGCTACCGTAAGAGCCTATCCCAGACCGGCGTGGCAGACGCTCTGACTGTAGGCATTGCCCAGGCGGCAGCGATTGTCCCCGGAGTCTCGCGTTCGGGCTCTACCATCGCCGCCGGCCTGTTCCGTGGAATGACACGTGACGCCGCCGCGCGCTTCAGCTTCCTGCTGGCTACGCCCATCATCGCCGGCGCTTGCGTGCTCAATGCCATTCATCTGCGCCACACGGGAATTCCGGCCGACATGAAGCAGGCATTTATCGTAGGAACGGCGGTTTCGGCGGTGGTGGGGTACATTACCATCGCGGGGTTTATACGTTACCTTCGCACCCGTACTTTGAAGATTTTCATTGTTTATCGCATTATTTTTGGCATAATTGTTCTAGCTCTGGTTTTCCGCGGGTACTTTGGCTGA
- a CDS encoding ArsR family transcriptional regulator, with product MKNQKRDIREESYQQILSRLAHIENKVESIDETNAFALRAEAGKHAETVKKIFRHGKRRAQIYLAANGNRGVIQIAQHLGMKQPNVSRELRILKEEGLLEIVDATGRRDIWAKKPIDRTLQITRYLCKEYNLRPDGHTNQATKKKR from the coding sequence ATGAAGAACCAAAAACGAGATATAAGAGAAGAGTCCTACCAACAGATACTCAGCCGCCTCGCTCATATCGAAAATAAGGTAGAGTCAATTGATGAAACGAATGCATTTGCGCTACGTGCAGAGGCCGGTAAGCACGCTGAGACCGTTAAAAAGATTTTCAGGCACGGCAAGCGCAGAGCGCAGATTTATCTCGCTGCCAATGGGAATAGAGGTGTTATTCAAATTGCTCAGCACCTGGGAATGAAGCAACCAAATGTAAGTCGGGAGCTACGCATACTTAAAGAAGAGGGGCTTCTAGAAATTGTGGATGCCACCGGTAGACGCGATATATGGGCAAAAAAACCGATTGATCGCACTCTTCAAATCACTAGATATCTTTGCAAAGAATACAATCTTAGGCCTGACGGACACACTAACCAGGCAACAAAGAAGAAGAGATAG
- a CDS encoding threonine/serine dehydratase, whose product MAIRTPLLRFPRSKDFSLFLKAECLQPVGSFKLRGAYNKIASLTDAERKRGVIAHSSGNHAQGVAYAARALGVRATIVVPDNIPEIKLKATKGYGAEVVIVGPNSADRIQKTAELEAQYGFVPVPPYNDEKIIAGQGTIGLEIMEDLADVELVLAPVSGGGLISGIASAVKQINPKVKIVGVEPELAGDAQASLRQKQRVTFPAEQVGRTIADGLRTSPVGEIPFAHIMKFVDDIVTVSEDEIRESMRLILHNTRIVAEPSGAVAPAAVFFHAEQLPKARKIAAVVSGGNVDPKMLVGILKNEL is encoded by the coding sequence GTGGCCATTCGCACTCCGTTGCTTCGCTTTCCGCGGAGCAAGGATTTCAGTCTTTTTCTGAAAGCCGAGTGCCTGCAGCCCGTCGGATCGTTCAAGCTGCGTGGCGCCTATAACAAAATTGCTTCTCTGACCGATGCCGAAAGAAAACGCGGTGTGATTGCTCACTCCAGCGGCAACCATGCGCAAGGCGTGGCCTATGCTGCCCGTGCCCTGGGAGTGCGTGCCACCATCGTGGTACCCGACAATATTCCCGAGATCAAACTCAAGGCAACCAAAGGATACGGCGCCGAGGTGGTAATTGTAGGCCCTAACAGCGCTGACCGCATCCAAAAGACAGCGGAGTTGGAAGCGCAATACGGCTTCGTGCCCGTCCCGCCCTACAATGATGAAAAGATCATTGCCGGTCAGGGCACAATTGGTTTGGAGATCATGGAAGACCTGGCCGATGTAGAGCTGGTTCTGGCCCCTGTAAGCGGAGGCGGACTCATCAGCGGAATTGCTTCCGCTGTAAAACAGATCAACCCGAAGGTAAAAATTGTGGGAGTTGAACCAGAGCTGGCCGGCGATGCCCAAGCCAGCTTGCGCCAGAAGCAGCGGGTGACATTCCCTGCCGAGCAGGTAGGACGCACTATTGCCGACGGCTTGCGCACCTCGCCGGTAGGAGAAATTCCCTTCGCGCACATCATGAAATTTGTGGATGATATCGTGACCGTAAGCGAAGATGAGATTCGCGAATCCATGCGCCTGATCCTGCACAATACTAGAATTGTCGCCGAGCCCAGCGGCGCTGTAGCTCCAGCCGCAGTTTTCTTCCATGCCGAGCAACTACCAAAAGCGCGTAAGATTGCAGCGGTAGTCAGCGGCGGTAATGTTGATCCAAAAATGCTGGTAGGCATCCTGAAGAATGAGTTATGA
- a CDS encoding ribonuclease J translates to MPSGKLHIVPLGGLGEFGMNCMAVRWEDDIIVIDAGLMFPESELLGVDIVVPDITYLIENRDKVRAIILTHGHEDHIGGLPWILTELNVPVYGTEFTLAYVEDRLEEHALLENAKLHIIESGKRFSIGPFTINPIQVTHSLVDCVALAIHTPLGVIIHTGDFKVDPTPTDNRLFDLHAFAEYGKEGVLALLQDSTNVERPGYTPSERAVRRKFDEVFTRAQKRIFISCFSSSIHRIKLAFDLAYEYRRKIVLVGRSMTNSAEIAEDLGYVEIPNGVLIHPGDLKNYPPEKVCILISGTQGEPMSALSRAAVDNHKHARIEPGDTVVLSSRIIPGNEKSIYRMIDHIFRREAHVIYEDGSSPPVHVSGHASQEELKLIINLVKPRYFIPIHGEYRQLRRHGELAATMHGAVGQVMQIESGDILEFDELGARKAGRVTVGRVCIDSGSMTDVVEDLVIRDRRHLGEDGIVLPIIAINKLSGRVEATPEIVMRGFAGAGGLAEEVGFLEQARTIVMKTLEESSAEEKADYGVIKEKIRQDLKRYINKNTARRPLIMPVILEI, encoded by the coding sequence ATGCCTTCTGGAAAGCTACATATCGTGCCCTTGGGCGGCCTGGGCGAGTTCGGGATGAACTGCATGGCCGTGCGCTGGGAAGATGACATCATCGTCATTGACGCCGGCCTGATGTTCCCTGAATCCGAACTGTTGGGGGTGGATATTGTTGTCCCCGACATCACCTACCTCATAGAAAATCGCGACAAGGTCAGGGCGATCATCTTGACCCACGGCCATGAGGACCACATCGGAGGATTGCCATGGATCCTCACCGAATTGAACGTGCCGGTCTATGGCACGGAGTTCACCCTGGCCTACGTGGAAGACAGGCTGGAAGAGCACGCCCTGCTTGAAAACGCCAAATTGCACATTATCGAAAGCGGCAAACGTTTCAGCATTGGACCGTTTACCATCAATCCCATTCAGGTGACCCACAGCCTGGTGGATTGCGTGGCGTTGGCTATCCACACGCCGCTTGGGGTCATCATTCACACCGGCGACTTCAAAGTTGACCCCACCCCTACGGATAACCGCCTGTTCGACTTGCATGCTTTCGCCGAGTATGGAAAAGAAGGTGTGCTGGCGCTATTACAGGATTCCACGAACGTAGAGCGCCCGGGCTATACGCCCAGCGAACGCGCCGTACGGCGCAAATTCGATGAAGTGTTCACCCGGGCTCAAAAGCGGATTTTCATCTCCTGCTTTTCTTCCTCCATTCATCGCATCAAACTGGCTTTTGATCTGGCCTACGAATATCGCCGCAAGATTGTTCTTGTGGGCCGCTCGATGACCAATTCGGCAGAGATCGCAGAGGATTTGGGATACGTCGAGATTCCCAACGGGGTGCTGATTCATCCCGGCGATCTGAAGAATTATCCTCCGGAAAAGGTATGCATTCTCATCAGCGGTACGCAGGGCGAGCCCATGTCTGCCCTCTCACGCGCGGCGGTTGATAACCACAAGCACGCACGCATCGAACCCGGCGATACCGTCGTGCTTTCTTCCCGCATTATCCCCGGCAACGAAAAAAGTATTTACCGGATGATTGATCACATATTCCGCCGCGAGGCGCACGTGATTTACGAAGACGGCTCTTCCCCACCGGTCCACGTGAGCGGACACGCCAGCCAAGAAGAGCTCAAGTTGATCATCAACTTGGTGAAGCCGCGATATTTTATTCCTATTCACGGCGAGTATCGCCAACTGCGGCGGCACGGAGAGCTGGCCGCCACCATGCACGGCGCAGTAGGCCAGGTGATGCAGATTGAAAGCGGCGACATTCTGGAATTCGACGAGCTCGGCGCGCGCAAAGCTGGCCGCGTGACCGTAGGCCGGGTTTGTATTGATTCTGGATCCATGACCGACGTCGTCGAAGATTTGGTGATCCGCGACCGCAGACACTTGGGAGAAGACGGCATTGTGCTGCCCATCATCGCGATTAACAAGCTCTCTGGAAGGGTGGAGGCTACGCCCGAGATCGTGATGCGCGGCTTTGCCGGCGCTGGAGGCTTGGCCGAAGAAGTCGGCTTTCTCGAACAGGCCCGCACCATTGTCATGAAAACGCTGGAGGAATCGAGCGCCGAAGAAAAGGCAGATTACGGCGTGATTAAAGAGAAAATCCGCCAGGACTTAAAGCGTTACATTAACAAGAATACAGCCCGCCGTCCGCTCATCATGCCGGTGATTTTGGAAATCTGA
- a CDS encoding DNA translocase FtsK: MKIIVRAFVPTKNRRLNELVGLLLFAAAVLLFLALASYSPADPSLNTAASTLTARPARNLIGMAGALTSDLFLQAEGITVFLLPLMLGFLGMRWFKSREVTSPIAKLVGCSTLMVFVPALLGLLPWHLRWLQAVPVEGLAGRIVADIFIRYFNIAGAYILCASVISVALYLTTAFSLSGARVWMQTRFAFVIAAWNRFVDWRAGRAKAREQRELEKRRTSKPAVTTQVVSARRAPFVAAPAPVEFPKTGVERVAEETASRMSSTTGIAAFKSVAAPAIPSKPAPAHEWAMDSLEVGKRADSDNKPKTTMPKIAGGFKLPASSLLHRPDEQHAIDENELKGLAQDLLDKFGEFDITGQITHINPGPVVTTYEFKPEAGIKYNRITGMAEDLCLGLRAESILIERMPGKATVGIQVPNRERETIWLREVIESPEFIGLKSKLTLAMGKDINGRIVTADLASMPHLLIAGSTGTGKSVAINAMIMSILYKSTPEQVRLILVDPKRLELGNYEGVPHLYTPIITEPKLASNALRNAVREMERRLKLLAEKGVRNIEQYNKLFDSGGSLSLFEEGETEHKPIPYIVIIIDELADLMMLDGSNVEESITRLAQMARAVGIHLILATQRPSVDVITGLIKANFPARVSFRVATKVDSRTILDANGAESLLGRGDLLYLPAGTSRVLRLHAPFVTEKEIALVVESWRAQGTAQYEQKFLEALKEDSERGESGGDDAGGEAEHDELFEDAVRLVLDFGKASTSLLQRRLRIGYGRAAHLIDLMEREGIVGPADGPKPREILKRPDWLSEVEEALR, from the coding sequence ATGAAAATTATCGTTCGTGCCTTTGTGCCGACCAAGAACCGCCGGCTGAATGAGCTGGTGGGATTGTTGTTGTTTGCTGCCGCGGTCCTCCTTTTCCTCGCATTAGCCTCGTATTCCCCTGCTGATCCGTCGTTAAACACCGCCGCGTCTACACTGACTGCGCGTCCGGCGAGAAACTTGATTGGAATGGCAGGCGCACTGACCAGCGACCTGTTCTTACAAGCAGAAGGAATTACCGTATTCCTGCTCCCACTGATGCTGGGATTCCTGGGCATGCGCTGGTTTAAATCCAGAGAAGTTACCTCTCCCATTGCCAAGCTGGTAGGCTGCAGCACTCTGATGGTCTTTGTTCCGGCGTTGCTGGGCTTGTTGCCCTGGCATTTGCGCTGGCTGCAGGCTGTTCCTGTCGAGGGCCTGGCAGGACGCATCGTTGCCGACATTTTTATCCGTTACTTTAATATTGCCGGTGCATATATTTTGTGTGCCAGCGTTATCTCTGTTGCTCTTTACCTGACGACTGCATTTTCCCTCAGCGGCGCGCGCGTCTGGATGCAAACCCGCTTTGCCTTCGTTATTGCCGCCTGGAACCGCTTTGTGGATTGGCGCGCAGGGCGTGCCAAGGCGCGCGAACAGCGTGAGCTGGAAAAGCGGCGTACCAGCAAACCTGCGGTTACCACCCAGGTTGTATCCGCCCGCCGGGCCCCGTTTGTGGCTGCTCCGGCGCCGGTTGAATTCCCAAAAACCGGTGTGGAGCGCGTAGCCGAGGAGACCGCCAGCAGGATGAGTTCAACCACAGGAATTGCCGCCTTCAAAAGTGTGGCCGCACCGGCTATTCCTTCCAAGCCTGCGCCAGCCCACGAATGGGCCATGGACTCTTTGGAAGTCGGCAAGCGCGCCGACAGTGACAATAAGCCTAAGACCACTATGCCTAAGATCGCCGGAGGCTTCAAGCTCCCGGCCAGTTCCCTGCTGCATCGTCCGGATGAGCAGCATGCCATTGATGAAAACGAGCTGAAAGGGCTGGCCCAGGACCTGCTCGACAAGTTCGGCGAATTCGACATCACCGGACAGATCACCCATATCAATCCCGGCCCGGTAGTTACGACTTACGAATTCAAGCCTGAAGCCGGAATCAAATACAACCGCATCACCGGCATGGCCGAAGACCTCTGCCTGGGCCTGCGCGCGGAAAGCATTCTCATTGAGCGTATGCCGGGCAAGGCAACGGTCGGCATCCAGGTCCCAAATCGGGAGCGCGAGACCATCTGGTTGCGCGAGGTGATCGAGTCGCCCGAGTTTATCGGCTTGAAATCGAAGCTCACGCTGGCCATGGGCAAAGATATCAACGGACGCATTGTGACCGCCGATCTTGCCTCCATGCCGCATCTGCTCATTGCCGGTTCAACGGGCACGGGCAAGAGCGTGGCCATCAACGCCATGATCATGTCGATCCTGTACAAGTCCACGCCCGAGCAGGTGCGCCTGATCCTGGTTGACCCCAAGCGCCTGGAGCTAGGCAACTACGAGGGCGTTCCCCATCTTTATACGCCCATCATTACCGAGCCCAAGCTGGCCAGCAACGCGCTGCGCAATGCCGTCCGCGAGATGGAGCGCCGGTTGAAGCTGCTGGCGGAAAAAGGCGTCCGCAACATCGAGCAATACAACAAGCTCTTTGACAGCGGCGGCTCGCTCAGCCTGTTTGAAGAAGGCGAGACCGAACACAAACCCATTCCCTACATCGTGATCATCATCGACGAATTGGCCGACCTGATGATGCTCGATGGCTCGAATGTGGAGGAATCCATCACCCGCCTGGCGCAGATGGCGCGTGCAGTCGGGATCCACTTGATCCTGGCGACGCAGCGGCCCTCGGTGGATGTAATCACAGGATTGATCAAAGCTAACTTCCCCGCCCGGGTTTCGTTCCGCGTGGCCACCAAGGTTGACTCGCGCACCATTCTCGATGCCAACGGCGCCGAATCTCTGCTGGGACGCGGCGATTTGCTCTATCTCCCCGCCGGCACCTCGCGCGTGCTGCGGCTGCACGCCCCATTTGTTACAGAAAAAGAAATTGCCCTGGTCGTGGAGTCGTGGCGCGCTCAAGGCACCGCCCAGTATGAGCAGAAATTCCTGGAGGCCCTCAAAGAAGACAGCGAGCGCGGAGAATCTGGCGGCGATGATGCCGGCGGCGAGGCCGAACACGACGAACTCTTCGAAGATGCCGTTCGCCTGGTCCTGGACTTCGGCAAGGCGTCCACTTCCCTGCTGCAACGCCGCCTGCGCATAGGCTACGGCCGCGCCGCGCACCTGATAGACCTGATGGAAAGAGAAGGCATCGTAGGCCCCGCAGATGGACCGAAGCCCCGCGAGATACTCAAGCGCCCGGATTGGCTGTCTGAGGTGGAAGAGGCGTTGAGATAA